From Thermococcus barophilus MP:
TGTCTCTTCATCTCCTCGACTTGGAGAAGAATGTCCATTGCTTCGTTCGCTGTCATGTATCTCCCTTGATCTGCTTTTATATCGAGGAAAAGCAATGTGTGTAGTCCCCTTTCCTTGTTCTCCTTTATTACCTCATAGTGGCTCGTTGGAAACCAGTTCTTTTCTGGATAAGCAACTGTTGCGCTTTTACCAAACTTGTAAATCTGCAAGCCCGTAATGGAAACAGCCGAATAAATGGAAGGGGCATGGATTACATAGCTTTCAATTCCCATCTGCTTTGCCCTGATTCTTAAATCGGCATGCGTTGTTGCTACCATTGGATCACCCGCTGTTAAAAATGCCACATCTCTGTTTTTAGCCTCGCTTAAGACAATCCTCTCAAAATGCAGCTCTACTTCCTCCCTGTTTAAAACTCTGATGGGCTTTCCAATCAGCTTCTCGATTTTCTCAATTTTTGCTCCTGCAAGCAGAGATGTGTAAAATTCTGCAAAGATCAAATCGCATTTTCTCGCTATCTCAAGACCCTTGAGCGTGATATCCTTTTCATCGTACAACCCAAGCCCTATGAAGTAGATCGCCATTACAATCACCACAAAAAATGCTGGCGGGCCCGGCGGGATTTGAACCCGCGACCTCCGGCTCCGGGGGCCGGCGCTCTATCCAGACTAAGCTACGGGCCCTCAGCACAAGTTATTAGTTTCAGCTTAAAAATCTAAGGGTCAAATTTGCTGCCCAAAGTTTATATATTCAAATGAATCTTTTTTCTATTCAGTGATGCGATATGGAAGACAATATGCACAGGTTTACCTTTGATAACAGTCTGATTTTAATTCCAAAAGAACCCGATTTAAAATACCTTTATATTGAAATAACAAATCGATGTAATCTAAGATGTAAAATGTGCTTTAAGCAGTACTGGGAGGATGAAGAGGGCGACATGGACTACAGCCTCTTTTTAAAGATCCTTAATGATGCAGAAGATTTTCCGGAGCTTGAAATGATATATTTCGGTGGCATTGGAGAACCAACGGTACACCCACGTTTCATGGATATGGTAAGGGAGGTTAAAAAAAGAGGTTATGCATTGGGAATGTCCACTAACGGCTTCCTGCTTACAGATAAAGTCATCAAAGAGCTTGTGGAGCTGGAAACTGATTTGATATACATTTCACTTGACACAATACCCACTCAGGAAACCCGAATTGGACATATAATGCCGAGTGTAGCTGTGGATAGAATAAAGAAGATAGTTGAAGAAAAAAAGCGTCAAAAGAAGGACTTCCCCCATATTGGGGTTGAAGTCGTTGTGACGAAGGAAAACTACTGGCAAATGGCTGAGATAGCGGACTACCTTGGGGAATTGGGTATTGATGTTCTGCTGTTTTCCAACATAATTCCGATTGAGAAACATCAAGCAGACCAAATAGTTTACGATGGGAGCGTTGATATGCAAAGCCAC
This genomic window contains:
- the dph5 gene encoding diphthine synthase: MAIYFIGLGLYDEKDITLKGLEIARKCDLIFAEFYTSLLAGAKIEKIEKLIGKPIRVLNREEVELHFERIVLSEAKNRDVAFLTAGDPMVATTHADLRIRAKQMGIESYVIHAPSIYSAVSITGLQIYKFGKSATVAYPEKNWFPTSHYEVIKENKERGLHTLLFLDIKADQGRYMTANEAMDILLQVEEMKRQNVFTPETFVVVLARAGSLNPTLKAGYVEDMIKEDFGKQPHIMVVPGRLHIVEKEYLVAFADAPEEILRRRDL
- a CDS encoding tungsten cofactor oxidoreductase radical SAM maturase, with the protein product MHRFTFDNSLILIPKEPDLKYLYIEITNRCNLRCKMCFKQYWEDEEGDMDYSLFLKILNDAEDFPELEMIYFGGIGEPTVHPRFMDMVREVKKRGYALGMSTNGFLLTDKVIKELVELETDLIYISLDTIPTQETRIGHIMPSVAVDRIKKIVEEKKRQKKDFPHIGVEVVVTKENYWQMAEIADYLGELGIDVLLFSNIIPIEKHQADQIVYDGSVDMQSHIDELHAKAYKHFLLKLPEFELRTERHCDFIEKKVAVVRWDGEVAPCYRFLHTYPEIIFGREKKVYAYSFGNVKQKSLKEIWTSRDYTWFRFIVKNSIYPSCTDCQLADSCSFVEDTNADCWGNTPSCGDCLWARRIVVCPIPEKGIKGFW